Proteins encoded together in one Priestia aryabhattai window:
- a CDS encoding arsenic transporter — translation MNIEIGIAIFVFTMTMLVIFWRPNGINEAWPAAIGAAIILLTGIVSKSDIVDIFGKISGASITIIATIVMAVILESFGFFHWAAARLVSLSQGSGYRLYWYIQLLCFLMTLLFNNDGSILITTPILILLLKNLQLKPHQQIPYLLSGALIATASSAPIGVSNIVNLIALKIVHMSLYMHTAMMFVPATLGLLFMSWLMYTVVKRHLPKKLPHASKDIEESFFTKQFHPLKGSISVETKRKRTQFMLKVLLFVFVMRCLLFVASYFGIPIELVAVLGSLILLIWRWYHLRTNPIDILKKTPWHIFVFAFSMYVIIYGLHNVGLTELLVKICEPIVNRGLFEASFIMGGLVSILSNLFNNHPALMVGTITLTEMGLDPITLKTIYLANIIGSDMGSLLLPIGTLASLIWMHILKENHIKVKWKDYLKVSLIVIPLTTIVTLFLLFYWVQLIFS, via the coding sequence ATGAATATTGAAATTGGAATTGCCATTTTCGTGTTTACAATGACAATGCTCGTCATTTTTTGGAGGCCAAACGGCATCAACGAAGCATGGCCGGCAGCTATAGGAGCAGCCATTATCCTACTTACAGGCATTGTATCCAAATCAGACATCGTTGATATTTTTGGGAAAATAAGCGGCGCTTCTATCACCATTATTGCCACCATTGTCATGGCCGTCATATTAGAAAGTTTTGGATTCTTCCACTGGGCAGCTGCACGACTAGTGAGTTTATCCCAAGGCTCAGGGTATCGATTATATTGGTACATTCAACTGCTTTGCTTTTTAATGACTTTACTATTTAATAATGACGGCAGTATTTTAATTACCACTCCAATTTTAATTCTACTTTTGAAAAACCTTCAGCTAAAACCCCACCAGCAGATCCCCTACCTTTTAAGTGGAGCGCTTATTGCTACCGCTTCCAGCGCGCCTATAGGTGTAAGTAATATTGTCAATTTGATTGCCTTAAAAATTGTTCATATGTCGCTTTATATGCACACCGCGATGATGTTTGTACCGGCGACACTTGGTTTATTATTTATGTCTTGGCTCATGTATACGGTCGTAAAACGCCATTTGCCAAAAAAACTGCCGCATGCTTCAAAAGATATAGAAGAGAGTTTCTTTACGAAACAGTTTCATCCCTTAAAAGGAAGCATTTCTGTTGAAACAAAACGTAAACGCACACAATTTATGCTGAAAGTTTTATTGTTTGTGTTTGTCATGCGCTGTCTCCTATTTGTCGCCTCTTATTTCGGCATACCAATCGAATTGGTTGCTGTACTGGGCTCACTGATCTTACTTATTTGGAGATGGTACCACTTACGTACAAACCCGATTGATATTTTAAAGAAAACGCCGTGGCACATTTTCGTTTTTGCTTTTTCAATGTACGTTATTATTTACGGTCTCCATAACGTAGGGTTGACAGAGCTATTAGTAAAAATTTGCGAACCAATTGTAAATCGAGGGCTTTTTGAAGCAAGCTTTATCATGGGAGGACTTGTTTCCATTCTCTCTAACTTGTTTAACAATCACCCCGCTTTAATGGTCGGAACCATTACCTTGACCGAAATGGGGCTCGATCCTATTACTCTTAAAACCATTTACCTTGCTAATATTATTGGAAGTGATATGGGCTCGCTTTTATTGCCGATTGGAACACTAGCTTCTCTTATTTGGATGCATATTCTAAAAGAAAATCATATCAAAGTGAAATGGAAAGATTATTTAAAAGTCTCACTTATCGTTATCCCGCTTACCACCATCGTTACTCTTTTCCTCCTATTCTACTGGGTTCAGCTCATTTTTTCTTAA
- a CDS encoding IDEAL domain-containing protein, with protein sequence MIYIEKHPTDSQPIRMDILDSIFAKMVLNKAIRDFRRDQILREVDQTLEERNKEKFFQLIEELKSIS encoded by the coding sequence TTGATTTATATCGAAAAGCACCCGACAGACTCGCAGCCCATCCGTATGGATATCCTCGATTCTATATTTGCTAAAATGGTATTAAATAAGGCTATCCGAGATTTTAGAAGAGATCAAATTTTACGTGAAGTAGATCAAACATTAGAAGAAAGAAACAAAGAGAAATTTTTTCAATTAATTGAAGAATTAAAATCAATTTCTTAA